A part of Peromyscus maniculatus bairdii isolate BWxNUB_F1_BW_parent chromosome 10, HU_Pman_BW_mat_3.1, whole genome shotgun sequence genomic DNA contains:
- the Rnf215 gene encoding RING finger protein 215 isoform X2, with protein sequence MGPADRPALRSPPSPPPPPSPPSPLLLLLPLLPLWLGLAGPGAAADGSEPAARAGRGGARTVRVDVKLPRQDALVLEGVRIGPEADPEPLLGGRLLLMDVVDAEQEIPVDGWIAVAYVGKEQAAQFHQENRGSGRKACPKALVQQMRRALFLGASALLLLILNHSVVRELDISQLLLRPVIVLHYSSNVTKLLEALLQRTQATAEITSRESLSANIEWKLTLWTTCGLSKDSYGGWQDLVCLGGGQAQEQKPLQQLWNAILLVAMLLCTGLVVQAQRQASRQNQQEPGGQGDLFKRRVVRRLASLKTRRCRLSRTAHSLPEPGTETCAVCLDNFCNKQWLRVLPCKHEFHRDCVDPWLMLQQTCPLCKFNVLGNHYSDD encoded by the exons ATGGGCCCTGCCGATCGCCCCGCGCTGAGGTCGCCACCGTCGCCGCCACCTCCTCCATCGCCGCCGtcaccgctgctgctgctgctcccccTGTTGCCTCTGTGGTTGGGCCTGGCGGGGCCCGGGGCCGCGGCGGATGGCAGCGAGCCGGCGGcccgggcggggcggggcggagccCGCACGGTGCGAGTGGACGTGAAGCTGCCGCGGCAGGACGCCCTGGTTTTGGAGGGCGTCAGGATCGGCCCTGAAGCGGACCCCGAGCCGCTGCTGGGCGGCCGCCTGCTGCTG ATGGACGTCGTGGATGCTGAGCAAGAGATACCTGTAGACGGCTGGATTGCAGTGGCATATGTGGGCAAAGAGCAAGCCGCCCAGTTCCACCAGGAGAATCGAGGCAGTGGCCGGAAGGCATGTCCCAAGGCCCTGGTCCAGCAG ATGCGCCGTGCCCTCTTCCTGGGGGCCTCTGCCCTGCTTCTCCTCATCCTAAACCATAGTGTGGTCCGAGAG CTGGACATATCTCAGCTTCTGCTCAGGCCAGTGATTGTCCTCCATTATTCTTCCAATGTCACCAAGCTGTTGGAGGCACTTCTGCA GAGGACCCAGGCTACTGCTGAGATCACCAGTAGAGAGTCCCTGTCAGCCAACATCGAGTGGAAATTGACATTGTGGACCACCTGTGGCCTCTCCAAGGACAGCTACGGAGGCTGGCAGGATTTGGTGTGCCTGGGAGGTGGTCAGGCTCAGGAGCAG aaGCCCCTGCAGCAGCTCTGGAACGCCATCTTGCTTGTGGCCATGCTCTTGTGCACAGGCCTTGTggttcaggcccagcggcaggcATCAAGACAGAaccagcaggagcctggaggccag GGGGATTTGTTTAAGCGCCGCGTGGTTCGGAGACTAGCATCCCTCAAGACCCGGCGCTGCCGGCTGAGCAGGACAGCCCACAGCCTTCCAGAGCCCGGCACTGAGACTTGTGCTGTTTGTCTAGATAACTTCTGTAACAAGCAG TGGCTCCGGGTACTGCCCTGTAAGCATGAGTTCCACCGAGACTGCGTGGACCCCTGGCTGATGCTACAGCAGACCTGCCCACTATGCAAGTTCAATGTCCTGG GGAACCATTACTCAGATGACTAA
- the Rnf215 gene encoding RING finger protein 215 isoform X4, translating into MGPADRPALRSPPSPPPPPSPPSPLLLLLPLLPLWLGLAGPGAAADGSEPAARAGRGGARTVRVDVKLPRQDALVLEGVRIGPEADPEPLLGGRLLLMDVVDAEQEIPVDGWIAVAYVGKEQAAQFHQENRGSGRKACPKALVQQMRRALFLGASALLLLILNHSVVRELDISQLLLRPVIVLHYSSNVTKLLEALLQRTQATAEITSRESLSANIEWKLTLWTTCGLSKDSYGGWQDLVCLGGGQAQEQKPLQQLWNAILLVAMLLCTGLVVQAQRQASRQNQQEPGGQGDLFKRRVVRRLASLKTRRCRLSRTAHSLPEPGTETCAVCLDNFCNKQWLRVLPCKHEFHRDCVDPWLMLQQTCPLCKFNVLGEHQGQGSPGLAASPT; encoded by the exons ATGGGCCCTGCCGATCGCCCCGCGCTGAGGTCGCCACCGTCGCCGCCACCTCCTCCATCGCCGCCGtcaccgctgctgctgctgctcccccTGTTGCCTCTGTGGTTGGGCCTGGCGGGGCCCGGGGCCGCGGCGGATGGCAGCGAGCCGGCGGcccgggcggggcggggcggagccCGCACGGTGCGAGTGGACGTGAAGCTGCCGCGGCAGGACGCCCTGGTTTTGGAGGGCGTCAGGATCGGCCCTGAAGCGGACCCCGAGCCGCTGCTGGGCGGCCGCCTGCTGCTG ATGGACGTCGTGGATGCTGAGCAAGAGATACCTGTAGACGGCTGGATTGCAGTGGCATATGTGGGCAAAGAGCAAGCCGCCCAGTTCCACCAGGAGAATCGAGGCAGTGGCCGGAAGGCATGTCCCAAGGCCCTGGTCCAGCAG ATGCGCCGTGCCCTCTTCCTGGGGGCCTCTGCCCTGCTTCTCCTCATCCTAAACCATAGTGTGGTCCGAGAG CTGGACATATCTCAGCTTCTGCTCAGGCCAGTGATTGTCCTCCATTATTCTTCCAATGTCACCAAGCTGTTGGAGGCACTTCTGCA GAGGACCCAGGCTACTGCTGAGATCACCAGTAGAGAGTCCCTGTCAGCCAACATCGAGTGGAAATTGACATTGTGGACCACCTGTGGCCTCTCCAAGGACAGCTACGGAGGCTGGCAGGATTTGGTGTGCCTGGGAGGTGGTCAGGCTCAGGAGCAG aaGCCCCTGCAGCAGCTCTGGAACGCCATCTTGCTTGTGGCCATGCTCTTGTGCACAGGCCTTGTggttcaggcccagcggcaggcATCAAGACAGAaccagcaggagcctggaggccag GGGGATTTGTTTAAGCGCCGCGTGGTTCGGAGACTAGCATCCCTCAAGACCCGGCGCTGCCGGCTGAGCAGGACAGCCCACAGCCTTCCAGAGCCCGGCACTGAGACTTGTGCTGTTTGTCTAGATAACTTCTGTAACAAGCAG TGGCTCCGGGTACTGCCCTGTAAGCATGAGTTCCACCGAGACTGCGTGGACCCCTGGCTGATGCTACAGCAGACCTGCCCACTATGCAAGTTCAATGTCCTGGGTGAGCATCAGGGGCAGGGGAGTCCTGGGCTAGCCGCCAGCCCCACCTGA
- the Ccdc157 gene encoding coiled-coil domain-containing protein 157: protein MARWRRPREKPRKTVNTLPVPPPGHGALPTPPRGQGGALCRCHGSGLGAPLRVSRDPRSRWRSGRSFVSRPDTELRLRRRRQGWEGRLRPALHLNQEAQSQKARQRHEPQTSEPSPRGGHSRSLQLHGQTSVRAPGAVGMAHLLGSQACMDSLRKDLTDLQGTIVEVFSRAGPVRFPSWKFPDRLACDLDMVALLEHYDHVPGDPEFTQLSHAVLLELVIDRLLLLLQSCASYLENLSLEQMMPPTRAAGPCMSVGLTVRRFWSNLLRLGMLYQQAVPQKRANQGEIPIAKPTAKGEPARSPEGMTAKFIKPPSPVAGLPMICQGLQSIPVRVSLRGPAGTSEKTKSVHSQTIETALVPCDACTSVQGSLWEVGKVVISLCQSQNLPSSLGQFQKLVQDSMGLKPLPAATVGHWAAEQSKDLTRLSKHVGALTQLVGPLRTQLEEAEGQKDGLRKQVGRLEQALQQEKGERQRQTEEAERSLAKCEQDRRQLLTETCDLKTKVAILEGDLKQQQKSMQAMAAKAQRLEEEGERRAAAEKQVQQLEEQVQLLAGRLDGAGKQIRWASTELDKEKARVDSMVRHQESLQAKQRTLLQQLDSLDQEREELRGSLDEAEVQRAELEEQLKSLQSDREQGQCQLQAQQELLRSLQQEKQDLEQETTDLRLTISELRRELEELKERERLLVAFPDLHQPTEAQTHSSSNVTHDMERQMQANDIRIQVLQEENKRFQSMLTKIREVAQQGGLKMIPQGQLWPPPYKDTQGEITSAQAQSTSPGPMGRRQFSGSRTSSTGRTHPGGPRASPSRQPSSWPSKASLEDRTYSANCTQNPIRALARLRRKLSPNRGQAGSTYQPQERPT from the exons GGATGGGAGGGCCGCTTGCGGCCAGCCCTACACCTGAACCAGGAAGCCCAGAGCCAGAAAGCCAGGCAGCGGCACGAGCCCCAGACCTCAGAGCCGAGTCCAAGAGGTGGACATAGTCGGTCACTCCAGCTTCATGGGCAGACATCTGTGAGAG CCCCAGGAGCCGTGGGGATGGCACACCTGCTGGGCAGCCAGGCCTGCATGGACAGCCTGCGCAAGGACCTCACCGACCTGCAGGGCACCATTGTGGAAGTGTTCTCCCGGGCTGGGCCTGTGCGTTTCCCATCCTGGAAGTTCCCTGACCGTTTGGCCTGTGATCTTGATATGGTGGCCCTCCTGGAGCACTACGACCATGTGCCAGGTGACCCTGAGTTCACACAGTTGTCCCACGCTGTGCTGCTGGAGCTGGTCATTGACAG gctcctgctgctgcttcagAGCTGTGCCAGCTACCTGGAAAACCTCAGTTTGGAGCAGATGATGCCTCCTACCCGAGCAGCAGGAccatgcatgtctgtggggcTCACAGTACGCCGCTTCTGGAGCAACCTGCTGAGGCTGGGCATGCTCTACCAGCAGGCAGTCCCCCAG AAAAGAGCAAACCAAGGGGAGATTCCTATCGCCAAGCCCACGGCCAAGGGTGAACCAGCCAGGAGCCCCGAAGGCATGACTGCCAAGTTCATCAAGCCTCCTTCCCCAGTGGCAGGCTTGCCCATGATCTGCCAAGGGCTACAGAGCATCCCTGTCAGAGTCTCTCTGCGGGGCCCGGCGGGGACCTCTGAGAAAACCAAGAGCGTCCACTCTCAGACCATTGAGACAGCCTTGGTGCCCTGTGATGCTTGCACCAGTGTCCAGGGCAGCTTGTGGGAGGTGGGCAAGGTGGTCATCAGCCTGTGTCAGAGCCAAAACTTGCCTTCGTCCTTGGGCCAGTTCCAGAAGCTGGTGCAGGACAGCATGGGGCTGAAGCCACTGCCGGCTGCCACCGTGGGCCACTGGGCAGCAGAGCAGAGCAAAGATCTGACTCGGCTCAGTAAGCACGTGGGGGCCCTCACCCAGCTTGTGGGGCCCCTCAGGACCCAGCTGGAAGAGGCTGAGGGGCAGAAGGATGGACTACGGAAGCAGGTGGGCAGGCTGGAGCAGGCCCtgcagcaggagaaaggagagcgACAGCGGCAGACAGAGGAGGCTGAGCGGAGCCTGGCCAAGTGCGAGCAGGACAGGCGCCAGCTGCTCACAG AAACGTGTGACCTAAAGACAAAGGTGGCCATTCTGGAGGGAGAcctgaagcagcagcagaagtCCATGCAGGCCATGG CGGCAAAGGCCCAGCggctggaggaggaaggtgagCGCAGGGCGGCCGCTGAGAAGCAAGTGCAGCAGCTGGAGGAGCAAGTGCAGCTGCTGGCAGGGCGGCTGGATGGAGCTGGCAAGCAGATCCGCTGGGCCAGCACAGAGCTGGACAAGGAGAAGGCCCGAGTCGACAGCATGGTCCGTCATCAGGAG TCCCTGCAGGCCAAGCAGAGGACTCTGCTCCAGCAGCTGGACAGTCTGGACCAGGAGCGGGAAGAGCTGCGGGGAAGTCTGGATGAGGCCGAGGTCCAGCGGGCAGAGTTGGAGGAGCAGCTGAAGAGTCTCCAGAGCGACAGGGAACAGGGACAGTGCCAGCTGCAGGCCCAGCAG GAGCTGCTGCGGAGCCTGCAGCAGGAGAAGCAGGACCTGGAGCAGGAAACTACAGACCTGAGGCTGACCATCTCCGAGCTGCGACGGGAGCTAGAGGAGCTAAAGGAGCGGGAACGACTGCTGGTGGCCTTCCCAGACCTGCACCAGCCCACGGAGGCCCAGACCCACA GTTCTAGCAATGTCACCCATGACATGGAGAGGCAGATGCAAGCCAATGATATCCGCATCCAGGTCCTACAGGAAGAGAACAAGCGGTTCCAGTCCATGCTGACCAAAATCCGAGAGGTGGCCCAACAGGGAGGCCTCAAA ATGATCCCGCAGGGCCAGCTCTGGCCCCCTCCCTACAAGGACACCCAGGGAGAGATAACCTCAGCCCAGGCACAGAGTACATCCCCAGG GCCCATGGGCAGACGGCAGTTTTCTGGAAGCCGGACAAGCAGTACAGGCAGAACCCATCCAGGCGGGCCCCGAGCATCCCCCTCTCGGCAGCCCAGCAGCTGGCCCAGCAAAGCCTCTCTGGAAGACAGAACCTATTCAGCCAACTGCACCCAGAACCCCATCCGGGCCTTGGCCAGGCTCAGGAGGAAACTCTCACCGAACCGAGGTCAGGCTGGCTCTACCTATCAGCCCCAGGAGCGGCCCACATAA
- the Rnf215 gene encoding RING finger protein 215 isoform X3: MGPADRPALRSPPSPPPPPSPPSPLLLLLPLLPLWLGLAGPGAAADGSEPAARAGRGGARTVRVDVKLPRQDALVLEGVRIGPEADPEPLLGGRLLLMDVVDAEQEIPVDGWIAVAYVGKEQAAQFHQENRGSGRKACPKALVQQMRRALFLGASALLLLILNHSVVRELDISQLLLRPVIVLHYSSNVTKLLEALLQRTQATAEITSRESLSANIEWKLTLWTTCGLSKDSYGGWQDLVCLGGGQAQEQKPLQQLWNAILLVAMLLCTGLVVQAQRQASRQNQQEPGGQGDLFKRRVVRRLASLKTRRCRLSRTAHSLPEPGTETCAVCLDNFCNKQWLRVLPCKHEFHRDCVDPWLMLQQTCPLWNHYSDD, translated from the exons ATGGGCCCTGCCGATCGCCCCGCGCTGAGGTCGCCACCGTCGCCGCCACCTCCTCCATCGCCGCCGtcaccgctgctgctgctgctcccccTGTTGCCTCTGTGGTTGGGCCTGGCGGGGCCCGGGGCCGCGGCGGATGGCAGCGAGCCGGCGGcccgggcggggcggggcggagccCGCACGGTGCGAGTGGACGTGAAGCTGCCGCGGCAGGACGCCCTGGTTTTGGAGGGCGTCAGGATCGGCCCTGAAGCGGACCCCGAGCCGCTGCTGGGCGGCCGCCTGCTGCTG ATGGACGTCGTGGATGCTGAGCAAGAGATACCTGTAGACGGCTGGATTGCAGTGGCATATGTGGGCAAAGAGCAAGCCGCCCAGTTCCACCAGGAGAATCGAGGCAGTGGCCGGAAGGCATGTCCCAAGGCCCTGGTCCAGCAG ATGCGCCGTGCCCTCTTCCTGGGGGCCTCTGCCCTGCTTCTCCTCATCCTAAACCATAGTGTGGTCCGAGAG CTGGACATATCTCAGCTTCTGCTCAGGCCAGTGATTGTCCTCCATTATTCTTCCAATGTCACCAAGCTGTTGGAGGCACTTCTGCA GAGGACCCAGGCTACTGCTGAGATCACCAGTAGAGAGTCCCTGTCAGCCAACATCGAGTGGAAATTGACATTGTGGACCACCTGTGGCCTCTCCAAGGACAGCTACGGAGGCTGGCAGGATTTGGTGTGCCTGGGAGGTGGTCAGGCTCAGGAGCAG aaGCCCCTGCAGCAGCTCTGGAACGCCATCTTGCTTGTGGCCATGCTCTTGTGCACAGGCCTTGTggttcaggcccagcggcaggcATCAAGACAGAaccagcaggagcctggaggccag GGGGATTTGTTTAAGCGCCGCGTGGTTCGGAGACTAGCATCCCTCAAGACCCGGCGCTGCCGGCTGAGCAGGACAGCCCACAGCCTTCCAGAGCCCGGCACTGAGACTTGTGCTGTTTGTCTAGATAACTTCTGTAACAAGCAG TGGCTCCGGGTACTGCCCTGTAAGCATGAGTTCCACCGAGACTGCGTGGACCCCTGGCTGATGCTACAGCAGACCTGCCCACTAT GGAACCATTACTCAGATGACTAA
- the Rnf215 gene encoding RING finger protein 215 isoform X1: MGPADRPALRSPPSPPPPPSPPSPLLLLLPLLPLWLGLAGPGAAADGSEPAARAGRGGARTVRVDVKLPRQDALVLEGVRIGPEADPEPLLGGRLLLMDVVDAEQEIPVDGWIAVAYVGKEQAAQFHQENRGSGRKACPKALVQQMRRALFLGASALLLLILNHSVVRELDISQLLLRPVIVLHYSSNVTKLLEALLQRTQATAEITSRESLSANIEWKLTLWTTCGLSKDSYGGWQDLVCLGGGQAQEQPLQQLWNAILLVAMLLCTGLVVQAQRQASRQNQQEPGGQGDLFKRRVVRRLASLKTRRCRLSRTAHSLPEPGTETCAVCLDNFCNKQWLRVLPCKHEFHRDCVDPWLMLQQTCPLCKFNVLGEHQGQGSPGLAASPT; the protein is encoded by the exons ATGGGCCCTGCCGATCGCCCCGCGCTGAGGTCGCCACCGTCGCCGCCACCTCCTCCATCGCCGCCGtcaccgctgctgctgctgctcccccTGTTGCCTCTGTGGTTGGGCCTGGCGGGGCCCGGGGCCGCGGCGGATGGCAGCGAGCCGGCGGcccgggcggggcggggcggagccCGCACGGTGCGAGTGGACGTGAAGCTGCCGCGGCAGGACGCCCTGGTTTTGGAGGGCGTCAGGATCGGCCCTGAAGCGGACCCCGAGCCGCTGCTGGGCGGCCGCCTGCTGCTG ATGGACGTCGTGGATGCTGAGCAAGAGATACCTGTAGACGGCTGGATTGCAGTGGCATATGTGGGCAAAGAGCAAGCCGCCCAGTTCCACCAGGAGAATCGAGGCAGTGGCCGGAAGGCATGTCCCAAGGCCCTGGTCCAGCAG ATGCGCCGTGCCCTCTTCCTGGGGGCCTCTGCCCTGCTTCTCCTCATCCTAAACCATAGTGTGGTCCGAGAG CTGGACATATCTCAGCTTCTGCTCAGGCCAGTGATTGTCCTCCATTATTCTTCCAATGTCACCAAGCTGTTGGAGGCACTTCTGCA GAGGACCCAGGCTACTGCTGAGATCACCAGTAGAGAGTCCCTGTCAGCCAACATCGAGTGGAAATTGACATTGTGGACCACCTGTGGCCTCTCCAAGGACAGCTACGGAGGCTGGCAGGATTTGGTGTGCCTGGGAGGTGGTCAGGCTCAGGAGCAG CCCCTGCAGCAGCTCTGGAACGCCATCTTGCTTGTGGCCATGCTCTTGTGCACAGGCCTTGTggttcaggcccagcggcaggcATCAAGACAGAaccagcaggagcctggaggccag GGGGATTTGTTTAAGCGCCGCGTGGTTCGGAGACTAGCATCCCTCAAGACCCGGCGCTGCCGGCTGAGCAGGACAGCCCACAGCCTTCCAGAGCCCGGCACTGAGACTTGTGCTGTTTGTCTAGATAACTTCTGTAACAAGCAG TGGCTCCGGGTACTGCCCTGTAAGCATGAGTTCCACCGAGACTGCGTGGACCCCTGGCTGATGCTACAGCAGACCTGCCCACTATGCAAGTTCAATGTCCTGGGTGAGCATCAGGGGCAGGGGAGTCCTGGGCTAGCCGCCAGCCCCACCTGA